In Neisseriaceae bacterium CLB008, one genomic interval encodes:
- the ycaC gene encoding isochorismate family cysteine hydrolase YcaC — protein MTKPYIRLDKDNAAVLLVDHQAGLLSLVRDIDPDKFKNNVLALADLAKYFNLPTILTTSFENGPNGPLMPELTKLFPDAPYIARPGQINAWDNQDFVDAVKATGKKQLIIAGVVTEVCVAFPALSALAEDFDVFVVTDASGTFNALTRDSALDRMSQAGAQLMSWFGVACELHRDWRNDVEGLGTLFANHIPDYQNLMNSYSTATQTKA, from the coding sequence ATGACCAAACCTTACATTCGTTTAGACAAAGACAACGCAGCGGTTTTATTGGTCGACCATCAGGCCGGTCTGTTATCTCTGGTACGCGACATTGATCCAGATAAATTCAAAAACAACGTTCTGGCCTTAGCCGATTTAGCTAAATACTTCAACCTGCCCACCATTTTAACCACCAGCTTTGAAAATGGCCCCAACGGCCCGCTGATGCCTGAGTTGACTAAGCTGTTCCCAGATGCGCCCTACATTGCGCGTCCGGGCCAAATCAACGCTTGGGACAACCAAGATTTTGTGGATGCCGTCAAAGCCACCGGCAAAAAACAGCTCATCATTGCTGGCGTGGTGACTGAAGTGTGCGTGGCCTTCCCTGCACTGTCGGCTTTAGCAGAAGACTTTGACGTATTTGTGGTCACCGACGCCTCAGGTACGTTCAACGCCCTCACCCGCGACAGCGCCTTAGACCGCATGTCACAAGCCGGCGCCCAGTTAATGAGCTGGTTTGGCGTGGCCTGTGAGCTACACCGCGACTGGCGCAATGACGTTGAAGGTTTAGGCACGCTGTTTGCCAACCACATTCCTGACTATCAAAACTTGATGAATAGCTACAGCACCGCAACCCAAACCAAGGCCTAA
- a CDS encoding DUF924 family protein, with the protein MQAMNNVLTFWFSEQTRPHWFAKSDDFDAALHQQFGPVWAQAKQGELAHWRTSLEGRVAEIIVLDQFSRNLCRNQREAFSQDGMALVLAQELIQQPGFAKLSPEYRQFALMPYMHSESAVIHVEAVRLFTEFGDANTLDFELRHKAIIDRFGRYPHRNKALSRSSSEEEIAFLQEDGSSF; encoded by the coding sequence ATGCAAGCAATGAACAACGTTTTGACCTTTTGGTTTAGCGAGCAAACCCGACCACACTGGTTTGCCAAGAGCGATGATTTTGATGCTGCCCTTCACCAGCAGTTTGGCCCAGTGTGGGCTCAGGCGAAGCAGGGCGAACTGGCGCATTGGCGCACCAGCCTAGAAGGCCGAGTGGCGGAAATCATCGTCCTCGATCAATTTTCACGCAACCTTTGTCGCAACCAGCGTGAAGCATTTAGCCAAGACGGCATGGCCTTAGTCTTGGCGCAGGAGTTGATTCAGCAGCCAGGCTTTGCCAAGCTGTCGCCTGAATATCGGCAGTTTGCGTTAATGCCCTATATGCATTCCGAGTCGGCGGTGATCCACGTTGAAGCCGTGCGCTTATTTACTGAGTTCGGCGATGCCAATACCTTGGATTTTGAGCTGCGCCACAAGGCCATCATTGATCGTTTTGGACGCTATCCGCACCGTAATAAGGCCTTGAGCCGTTCGTCTAGCGAAGAAGAAATTGCGTTTTTGCAAGAAGATGGGTCTTCTTTTTAA
- a CDS encoding phosphoribosylaminoimidazolesuccinocarboxamide synthase, giving the protein MTSISLKKIYSGKVRDLYEIDDQRMLMVATDRLSAFDVILDDPIPQKGEILTQISNFWFEKLQHVIPNHFTGDTVYDVLPTEEAKALEKRAVVAQKLTPVKVEAIVRGYLAGSGWKEYQQTGAVCGHVLPAGLEEAAKLPEVLFTPSTKAEVGDHDENISYEVCESIIGADVAAKVRTAAIKLYTEAAAFAATRGIIICDTKFEFGLNAAGELILMDEVLTPDSSRFWPADEYQVGTNPPSFDKQFIRDWLEASGWNKQAPAPKVPADVIAKTKEKYQEALTLLTQ; this is encoded by the coding sequence ATGACCTCCATCAGCCTTAAAAAGATTTACTCTGGTAAAGTACGTGACTTATACGAAATCGACGATCAGCGCATGCTGATGGTGGCCACTGACCGCCTGTCTGCTTTTGATGTGATCTTGGACGACCCCATCCCGCAAAAAGGCGAGATTCTGACCCAAATTTCTAATTTTTGGTTTGAAAAATTACAGCACGTCATCCCCAATCACTTCACCGGCGACACCGTTTACGACGTTTTGCCAACAGAAGAAGCCAAGGCTTTAGAAAAACGTGCCGTGGTGGCGCAAAAGCTGACCCCAGTTAAAGTAGAAGCCATTGTACGCGGCTATTTAGCCGGCAGCGGTTGGAAAGAATATCAGCAAACCGGCGCCGTGTGCGGCCACGTTTTACCCGCAGGCCTAGAAGAAGCCGCCAAGCTACCAGAAGTGTTGTTCACGCCATCGACCAAGGCCGAAGTGGGCGATCACGATGAAAACATCAGCTACGAAGTGTGCGAAAGCATCATTGGCGCCGACGTGGCGGCCAAAGTGCGTACCGCGGCCATCAAGCTGTACACTGAAGCCGCCGCTTTTGCGGCCACGCGCGGCATCATCATCTGCGACACCAAGTTTGAATTTGGCCTCAACGCTGCTGGCGAATTGATCCTGATGGACGAAGTACTGACGCCTGATTCAAGCCGCTTCTGGCCTGCTGACGAATACCAAGTGGGCACCAACCCACCTTCATTCGACAAACAGTTCATCCGCGACTGGCTAGAAGCCAGCGGTTGGAACAAGCAAGCGCCCGCACCTAAGGTACCGGCCGACGTGATCGCCAAAACCAAAGAGAAATACCAAGAAGCCCTGACCTTATTGACCCAATAA
- a CDS encoding 5-(carboxyamino)imidazole ribonucleotide synthase — translation MNHRTSPILPPAMLGILGGGQLGRMFTIAAKTMGYRVTVLDPDPQAPAAAFADRHLCAPFNDAAALAIMGECAAVTTEFENVNAQAMIDLAQHTRVSPSGDCVAIAQNRILEKKWIRQAGLATAPYAVIDTPEALDQDFGAYLPGIMKTATMGYDGKGQIRVRTPEEVAAAFAELGQVACVLERMLPLQSEVSAIVARLSDDEISCFAPSENQHKDGILDVCIVPARLPEALQQQAQNMAKRLANELNYVGVLAVEFFVLDDDTLIVNEMAPRPHNSGHYTLTACLADQFQQQVRTLCGLTPAQPDLLSPCVMVNLLGNEWPAGGGEPNWAPLQQSGNAHLYLYGKEEARPGRKMGHYTVLGPDTEALLNQALNLQNTLTQPL, via the coding sequence ATGAACCATCGTACCAGCCCCATCCTTCCCCCTGCCATGTTGGGCATTTTAGGGGGCGGCCAGCTTGGCCGCATGTTCACCATTGCCGCTAAAACCATGGGCTATCGCGTGACCGTGTTGGATCCCGATCCACAAGCACCCGCAGCCGCCTTCGCCGATCGCCACCTGTGCGCACCGTTTAACGATGCCGCCGCCTTGGCCATCATGGGCGAATGCGCCGCCGTCACCACTGAGTTTGAAAACGTCAACGCCCAGGCCATGATCGATTTGGCTCAGCACACGCGCGTTTCTCCCAGCGGCGACTGCGTGGCGATTGCGCAAAATCGTATCCTAGAAAAAAAATGGATTCGTCAGGCCGGCCTGGCCACGGCCCCTTACGCCGTGATCGACACGCCAGAAGCCTTGGATCAAGACTTCGGTGCCTATCTACCGGGCATCATGAAAACCGCCACTATGGGCTACGATGGCAAAGGCCAAATCCGCGTCCGTACGCCTGAAGAAGTCGCCGCAGCCTTTGCCGAACTCGGTCAGGTGGCCTGCGTATTAGAGCGCATGCTGCCGCTTCAAAGCGAAGTATCGGCTATCGTGGCGCGCTTAAGCGACGACGAGATCAGCTGTTTTGCGCCTTCTGAAAACCAGCACAAAGACGGCATCCTCGACGTGTGCATCGTCCCCGCGCGCCTGCCTGAAGCTCTGCAACAGCAGGCCCAGAATATGGCCAAACGCTTGGCCAACGAGCTGAACTACGTGGGCGTGTTGGCGGTGGAATTTTTTGTACTCGACGACGACACCCTCATCGTCAACGAAATGGCCCCCCGTCCGCATAATTCCGGCCACTATACTTTAACCGCCTGCTTGGCCGACCAGTTTCAGCAACAGGTACGCACCTTATGCGGCCTCACGCCGGCCCAGCCAGATTTGCTCAGCCCCTGCGTGATGGTCAACCTTTTGGGCAACGAATGGCCCGCAGGCGGCGGCGAGCCCAATTGGGCACCGCTGCAACAAAGCGGCAACGCCCACCTTTATCTCTACGGTAAAGAAGAGGCTCGACCAGGCCGTAAAATGGGCCACTATACGGTTTTAGGCCCAGACACAGAGGCCTTACTGAACCAAGCCCTAAACTTACAAAACACCCTAACCCAACCTTTGTAG
- the purE gene encoding 5-(carboxyamino)imidazole ribonucleotide mutase produces the protein MIQVGIVMGSNSDWDVMQNAAKMLKQFNVAFETKVVSAHRTPDLLFDYAEQAQKRGLKAIIAGAGGAAHLPGMLAAKTTVPVLGVPVPSRYLRGEDSLLSIVQMPKGIPVATFAIGEAGAANAALFAIAMLANEVPELAAALQAFRQTQEQTVLNMTLPEVD, from the coding sequence ATGATTCAAGTAGGCATTGTAATGGGCAGCAACAGTGATTGGGACGTGATGCAAAACGCAGCAAAAATGCTGAAGCAGTTCAACGTCGCTTTCGAGACCAAGGTTGTCTCTGCACACCGCACCCCAGATTTGCTGTTTGATTATGCCGAACAGGCCCAAAAGCGCGGCCTAAAAGCCATCATTGCCGGCGCAGGCGGCGCCGCCCACTTGCCAGGCATGTTGGCCGCAAAAACCACCGTACCGGTATTGGGCGTACCCGTACCCTCTCGCTATTTGCGCGGTGAAGATTCCTTGTTGTCTATTGTGCAAATGCCTAAAGGCATTCCCGTAGCCACCTTCGCCATCGGTGAAGCCGGCGCCGCTAATGCCGCCTTATTTGCCATTGCCATGCTGGCCAATGAAGTGCCCGAATTGGCTGCGGCCCTACAGGCCTTCCGCCAAACCCAAGAACAAACTGTACTCAACATGACCCTACCAGAGGTTGACTAA
- a CDS encoding tol-pal system YbgF family protein: MTKLLFLALGTSFILSACASSQNPPAQEQPTLSAAPEEHKSYANSVLSASIDAQQERIEALEYELAKLQTQVNALSKTPPSPAIDLPPTPTKPKPEATVPIDEQQYHQAQALLQRKEYVAMVTLLKGYANGGNGSLMAQNNMFLLATAHFNLGNCEAAIGINRRFANDYRQHPNAPRALYNIANCQLSMKQNDVAHTTLRTLIRTYPNSTEAQRAKILLK; encoded by the coding sequence ATGACCAAGCTGCTCTTTCTAGCCTTAGGTACCAGCTTCATCCTCTCGGCCTGCGCCAGTTCTCAGAACCCGCCCGCCCAGGAACAGCCGACTTTAAGCGCCGCCCCAGAAGAGCACAAGTCCTACGCCAACAGCGTCCTCAGCGCCAGCATTGATGCCCAACAAGAGCGCATCGAGGCGCTAGAATATGAATTAGCCAAGCTCCAAACCCAAGTCAACGCCCTCAGTAAAACCCCGCCCAGCCCCGCCATCGATCTGCCGCCCACGCCCACCAAACCCAAACCTGAAGCCACCGTGCCAATCGATGAGCAGCAATATCATCAAGCCCAAGCCTTGCTACAACGTAAAGAATACGTCGCGATGGTGACCTTACTAAAAGGCTATGCCAACGGCGGCAACGGCAGCCTCATGGCGCAAAACAATATGTTTTTACTCGCCACGGCACACTTTAACTTAGGCAATTGCGAAGCCGCCATCGGCATCAACCGCCGCTTCGCCAATGATTACCGGCAGCATCCCAACGCGCCAAGAGCGCTTTACAACATCGCCAACTGCCAGCTGAGCATGAAGCAAAACGATGTCGCCCACACCACTTTAAGAACCTTGATTCGCACCTACCCAAACAGCACGGAAGCGCAGCGAGCCAAGATTCTGCTGAAATAA
- a CDS encoding O-methyltransferase: MSRTTWALEPELADYLLAIGQPEADVLARLRQQTAAHRMAKMSLAPEQAHLLTWLVQLTQAKHYLELGVFTGYSSTAVALALPADGTVTACDINDTFTQQARTAWAEAGVSDKITLHLQPALFTLDELLEEGRHNHYDLAFIDADKPSTPAYFERCLQLVRPGGIIAIDNVLLNGRVLAPANPKDPPSIGIMQAFNASLPLDQRIVPITVPVGDGLTLLLKK, translated from the coding sequence ATGTCACGCACGACCTGGGCGCTAGAGCCTGAATTAGCCGATTATTTATTGGCCATTGGCCAGCCTGAGGCCGACGTCCTCGCTCGGCTGCGCCAGCAAACCGCAGCCCACCGCATGGCCAAGATGAGCCTAGCCCCAGAGCAAGCCCATTTACTGACTTGGCTGGTACAGCTGACCCAAGCCAAGCATTATTTAGAACTGGGCGTATTTACCGGCTACAGCAGCACCGCCGTCGCCCTAGCCCTTCCTGCCGACGGCACGGTAACGGCCTGTGACATCAACGACACCTTCACTCAACAGGCCCGCACCGCTTGGGCCGAGGCCGGCGTCAGTGACAAAATCACCCTGCACTTACAGCCAGCGCTGTTTACTCTGGATGAACTACTCGAAGAAGGCCGCCATAATCATTATGATTTGGCCTTTATTGATGCCGACAAGCCCTCTACGCCCGCCTATTTTGAGCGCTGCCTACAGCTGGTGCGCCCCGGCGGAATCATCGCCATCGACAACGTCTTATTAAACGGCCGCGTCTTGGCACCAGCCAACCCTAAAGACCCGCCCAGCATCGGCATCATGCAGGCCTTTAATGCCAGCCTACCGTTGGATCAACGCATCGTGCCGATCACGGTACCGGTGGGCGACGGCCTAACCCTGTTGTTAAAAAAATAA
- a CDS encoding DUF3460 family protein — protein MYVSEFTKFMNDYLDQNQEVAEERMTLRGKLWDVELKSDEQKGFKAGKVPNKPYAYQPK, from the coding sequence ATGTACGTTTCAGAATTCACTAAATTCATGAATGATTATTTAGACCAAAACCAAGAAGTGGCCGAAGAGCGCATGACGTTGCGCGGCAAACTATGGGATGTCGAGCTCAAAAGCGACGAACAAAAAGGCTTTAAAGCAGGCAAAGTACCGAACAAACCTTACGCTTACCAACCTAAATAA